From Nomascus leucogenys isolate Asia chromosome 15, Asia_NLE_v1, whole genome shotgun sequence, a single genomic window includes:
- the ACAD8 gene encoding isobutyryl-CoA dehydrogenase, mitochondrial isoform X4 — MLWSGCRRLGARLGCLPGGLRALVQTGHRSLTSCIDPSVGLNEEQKEFQKVAFDFAAREMAPNMAEWDQKELFPVDVMRKAAQLGFGGVYVQTDVGGSGLSRLDTSVIFEALATGCTSTTAYISIHNMCAWMIDSFGNEEQRHKFCPPLCTMEKFASYCLTEPGSGSDAASLLTSAKKQGDHYILNGSKAFISGAGESDIYVVMCRTGGPGPKGISCIVVEKGTPGLSFGKKEKKVGWNSQPTRAVIFEDCAVPVANRIGSEGQGFLIAVKGLNGGRINIASCSLGAAHASVVLTRDHLNVRKQFGEPLASNQYLQFKLADMATRLVAARLMIRNAAVALQEERKDAVALCSMAKLFATDECFAICNQALQMHGGYGYLKDYAVQQYVRDSRVHQILEGLFWQRLGA, encoded by the exons ATGCTGTGGAGCGGCTGCCGGCGTCTCGGGGCGCGCCTCGGCTGCCTGCCCGGCGGTCTGCGGGCCCTCGTCCAGACCGGCCACCGGAGCTTGACCTCCTGCATCGACC CTTCCGTGGGACTTAATGAAGagcagaaagaatttcagaaagtGGCCTTTGACTTTGCTGCCCGAGAGATGGCTCCAAATATGGCAGAATGGGACCAGAAG GAGCTGTTCCCAGTGGATGTGATGCGGAAGGCAGCCCAGCTAGGCTTCGGAGGGGTCTACGTACAAACAGATGTGGGTGGGTCTGGGCTGTCACGTCTTGATACCTCTGTCATTTTTGAAGCCTTGGCTACAGGCTGCACCAGCACCACAGCCTATATAAGCATCCACAA CATGTGTGCCTGGATGATTGATAGCTTTGGAAATGAGGAACAGAGGCACAAATTTTGCCCACCGCTCTGTACCATGGAGAAGTTTGCTTCCTATTGCCTCACTGAACCAG GAAGTGGGAGTGATGCTGCCTCTCTTCTGACCTCTGCTAAGAAACAGGGAGATCATTACATCCTCAATGGCTCCAAG GCCTTCATCAGTGGTGCTGGTGAGTCAGACATCTATGTGGTCATGTGCCGAACAGGAGGACCAGGCCCCAAGGGCATCTCATGCATAGTTGTTGAGAAGGGGACCCCTGGCCTCAGCTTTggcaagaaggagaaaaag GTGGGGTGGAACTCCCAGCCAACACGAGCTGTGATCTTCGAAGACTGTGCTGTCCCTGTGGCCAACAGAATTGGGAGCGAGGGGCAGGGCTTCCTCATTGCCGTGAAAGGACTGAACGGAGGGAGGATCAATATTG CTTCCTGCTCCCTGGGGGCTGCCCACGCCTCTGTCGTCCTCACCCGAGACCACCTCAATGTCCGGAAGCAGTTTGGAGAGCCTCTGGCCAGTAACCAG TACTTGCAATTCAAACTGGCTGATATGGCAACAAGGCTGGTGGCCGCGCGGCTGATGATCCGCAATGCAGCAGTGGCTCtgcaggaagagaggaaagatgCAGTGGCCTTGTGCTCCATGGCCAAGCTCTTTGCTACAGATGAATGCTTTGCT ATCTGCAACCAGGCCTTACAGATGCACGGGGGCTATGGCTACCTGAAGGATTACGCTGTTCAGCAGTACGTGCGGGACTCCAGGGTCCACCAGATTCTAGAAG GGCTGTTCTGGCAGAGGCTTGGTGCATAA
- the ACAD8 gene encoding isobutyryl-CoA dehydrogenase, mitochondrial isoform X2: protein MLWSGCRRLGARLGCLPGGLRALVQTGHRSLTSCIDPSVGLNEEQKEFQKVAFDFAAREMAPNMAEWDQKELFPVDVMRKAAQLGFGGVYVQTDVGGSGLSRLDTSVIFEALATGCTSTTAYISIHNMCAWMIDSFGNEEQRHKFCPPLCTMEKFASYCLTEPGSGSDAASLLTSAKKQGDHYILNGSKAFISGAGESDIYVVMCRTGGPGPKGISCIVVEKGTPGLSFGKKEKKVGWNSQPTRAVIFEDCAVPVANRIGSEGQGFLIAVKGLNGGRINIASCSLGAAHASVVLTRDHLNVRKQFGEPLASNQYLQFKLADMATRLVAARLMIRNAAVALQEERKDAVALCSMAKLFATDECFAICNQALQMHGGYGYLKDYAVQQYVRDSRVHQILEGSNEVMRILISRSLLQD, encoded by the exons ATGCTGTGGAGCGGCTGCCGGCGTCTCGGGGCGCGCCTCGGCTGCCTGCCCGGCGGTCTGCGGGCCCTCGTCCAGACCGGCCACCGGAGCTTGACCTCCTGCATCGACC CTTCCGTGGGACTTAATGAAGagcagaaagaatttcagaaagtGGCCTTTGACTTTGCTGCCCGAGAGATGGCTCCAAATATGGCAGAATGGGACCAGAAG GAGCTGTTCCCAGTGGATGTGATGCGGAAGGCAGCCCAGCTAGGCTTCGGAGGGGTCTACGTACAAACAGATGTGGGTGGGTCTGGGCTGTCACGTCTTGATACCTCTGTCATTTTTGAAGCCTTGGCTACAGGCTGCACCAGCACCACAGCCTATATAAGCATCCACAA CATGTGTGCCTGGATGATTGATAGCTTTGGAAATGAGGAACAGAGGCACAAATTTTGCCCACCGCTCTGTACCATGGAGAAGTTTGCTTCCTATTGCCTCACTGAACCAG GAAGTGGGAGTGATGCTGCCTCTCTTCTGACCTCTGCTAAGAAACAGGGAGATCATTACATCCTCAATGGCTCCAAG GCCTTCATCAGTGGTGCTGGTGAGTCAGACATCTATGTGGTCATGTGCCGAACAGGAGGACCAGGCCCCAAGGGCATCTCATGCATAGTTGTTGAGAAGGGGACCCCTGGCCTCAGCTTTggcaagaaggagaaaaag GTGGGGTGGAACTCCCAGCCAACACGAGCTGTGATCTTCGAAGACTGTGCTGTCCCTGTGGCCAACAGAATTGGGAGCGAGGGGCAGGGCTTCCTCATTGCCGTGAAAGGACTGAACGGAGGGAGGATCAATATTG CTTCCTGCTCCCTGGGGGCTGCCCACGCCTCTGTCGTCCTCACCCGAGACCACCTCAATGTCCGGAAGCAGTTTGGAGAGCCTCTGGCCAGTAACCAG TACTTGCAATTCAAACTGGCTGATATGGCAACAAGGCTGGTGGCCGCGCGGCTGATGATCCGCAATGCAGCAGTGGCTCtgcaggaagagaggaaagatgCAGTGGCCTTGTGCTCCATGGCCAAGCTCTTTGCTACAGATGAATGCTTTGCT ATCTGCAACCAGGCCTTACAGATGCACGGGGGCTATGGCTACCTGAAGGATTACGCTGTTCAGCAGTACGTGCGGGACTCCAGGGTCCACCAGATTCTAGAAG
- the ACAD8 gene encoding isobutyryl-CoA dehydrogenase, mitochondrial isoform X5, protein MLWSGCRRLGARLGCLPGGLRALVQTGHRSLTSCIDPSVGLNEEQKEFQKVAFDFAAREMAPNMAEWDQKELFPVDVMRKAAQLGFGGVYVQTDVGGSGLSRLDTSVIFEALATGCTSTTAYISIHNMCAWMIDSFGNEEQRHKFCPPLCTMEKFASYCLTEPGSGSDAASLLTSAKKQGDHYILNGSKAFISGAGESDIYVVMCRTGGPGPKGISCIVVEKGTPGLSFGKKEKKVGWNSQPTRAVIFEDCAVPVANRIGSEGQGFLIAVKGLNGGRINIASCSLGAAHASVVLTRDHLNVRKQFGEPLASNQYLQFKLADMATRLVAARLMIRNAAVALQEERKDAVALCSMAKLFATDECFAICNQALQMHGGYGYLKDYAVQQYVRDSRVHQILEASAEVLK, encoded by the exons ATGCTGTGGAGCGGCTGCCGGCGTCTCGGGGCGCGCCTCGGCTGCCTGCCCGGCGGTCTGCGGGCCCTCGTCCAGACCGGCCACCGGAGCTTGACCTCCTGCATCGACC CTTCCGTGGGACTTAATGAAGagcagaaagaatttcagaaagtGGCCTTTGACTTTGCTGCCCGAGAGATGGCTCCAAATATGGCAGAATGGGACCAGAAG GAGCTGTTCCCAGTGGATGTGATGCGGAAGGCAGCCCAGCTAGGCTTCGGAGGGGTCTACGTACAAACAGATGTGGGTGGGTCTGGGCTGTCACGTCTTGATACCTCTGTCATTTTTGAAGCCTTGGCTACAGGCTGCACCAGCACCACAGCCTATATAAGCATCCACAA CATGTGTGCCTGGATGATTGATAGCTTTGGAAATGAGGAACAGAGGCACAAATTTTGCCCACCGCTCTGTACCATGGAGAAGTTTGCTTCCTATTGCCTCACTGAACCAG GAAGTGGGAGTGATGCTGCCTCTCTTCTGACCTCTGCTAAGAAACAGGGAGATCATTACATCCTCAATGGCTCCAAG GCCTTCATCAGTGGTGCTGGTGAGTCAGACATCTATGTGGTCATGTGCCGAACAGGAGGACCAGGCCCCAAGGGCATCTCATGCATAGTTGTTGAGAAGGGGACCCCTGGCCTCAGCTTTggcaagaaggagaaaaag GTGGGGTGGAACTCCCAGCCAACACGAGCTGTGATCTTCGAAGACTGTGCTGTCCCTGTGGCCAACAGAATTGGGAGCGAGGGGCAGGGCTTCCTCATTGCCGTGAAAGGACTGAACGGAGGGAGGATCAATATTG CTTCCTGCTCCCTGGGGGCTGCCCACGCCTCTGTCGTCCTCACCCGAGACCACCTCAATGTCCGGAAGCAGTTTGGAGAGCCTCTGGCCAGTAACCAG TACTTGCAATTCAAACTGGCTGATATGGCAACAAGGCTGGTGGCCGCGCGGCTGATGATCCGCAATGCAGCAGTGGCTCtgcaggaagagaggaaagatgCAGTGGCCTTGTGCTCCATGGCCAAGCTCTTTGCTACAGATGAATGCTTTGCT ATCTGCAACCAGGCCTTACAGATGCACGGGGGCTATGGCTACCTGAAGGATTACGCTGTTCAGCAGTACGTGCGGGACTCCAGGGTCCACCAGATTCTAGAAG
- the ACAD8 gene encoding isobutyryl-CoA dehydrogenase, mitochondrial isoform X3, producing MLWSGCRRLGARLGCLPGGLRALVQTGHRSLTSCIDPSVGLNEEQKEFQKVAFDFAAREMAPNMAEWDQKELFPVDVMRKAAQLGFGGVYVQTDVGGSGLSRLDTSVIFEALATGCTSTTAYISIHNMCAWMIDSFGNEEQRHKFCPPLCTMEKFASYCLTEPGSGSDAASLLTSAKKQGDHYILNGSKAFISGAGESDIYVVMCRTGGPGPKGISCIVVEKGTPGLSFGKKEKKVGWNSQPTRAVIFEDCAVPVANRIGSEGQGFLIAVKGLNGGRINIASCSLGAAHASVVLTRDHLNVRKQFGEPLASNQYLQFKLADMATRLVAARLMIRNAAVALQEERKDAVALCSMAKLFATDECFAICNQALQMHGGYGYLKDYAVQQYVRDSRVHQILEGSEPGSLHSLQLVQKS from the exons ATGCTGTGGAGCGGCTGCCGGCGTCTCGGGGCGCGCCTCGGCTGCCTGCCCGGCGGTCTGCGGGCCCTCGTCCAGACCGGCCACCGGAGCTTGACCTCCTGCATCGACC CTTCCGTGGGACTTAATGAAGagcagaaagaatttcagaaagtGGCCTTTGACTTTGCTGCCCGAGAGATGGCTCCAAATATGGCAGAATGGGACCAGAAG GAGCTGTTCCCAGTGGATGTGATGCGGAAGGCAGCCCAGCTAGGCTTCGGAGGGGTCTACGTACAAACAGATGTGGGTGGGTCTGGGCTGTCACGTCTTGATACCTCTGTCATTTTTGAAGCCTTGGCTACAGGCTGCACCAGCACCACAGCCTATATAAGCATCCACAA CATGTGTGCCTGGATGATTGATAGCTTTGGAAATGAGGAACAGAGGCACAAATTTTGCCCACCGCTCTGTACCATGGAGAAGTTTGCTTCCTATTGCCTCACTGAACCAG GAAGTGGGAGTGATGCTGCCTCTCTTCTGACCTCTGCTAAGAAACAGGGAGATCATTACATCCTCAATGGCTCCAAG GCCTTCATCAGTGGTGCTGGTGAGTCAGACATCTATGTGGTCATGTGCCGAACAGGAGGACCAGGCCCCAAGGGCATCTCATGCATAGTTGTTGAGAAGGGGACCCCTGGCCTCAGCTTTggcaagaaggagaaaaag GTGGGGTGGAACTCCCAGCCAACACGAGCTGTGATCTTCGAAGACTGTGCTGTCCCTGTGGCCAACAGAATTGGGAGCGAGGGGCAGGGCTTCCTCATTGCCGTGAAAGGACTGAACGGAGGGAGGATCAATATTG CTTCCTGCTCCCTGGGGGCTGCCCACGCCTCTGTCGTCCTCACCCGAGACCACCTCAATGTCCGGAAGCAGTTTGGAGAGCCTCTGGCCAGTAACCAG TACTTGCAATTCAAACTGGCTGATATGGCAACAAGGCTGGTGGCCGCGCGGCTGATGATCCGCAATGCAGCAGTGGCTCtgcaggaagagaggaaagatgCAGTGGCCTTGTGCTCCATGGCCAAGCTCTTTGCTACAGATGAATGCTTTGCT ATCTGCAACCAGGCCTTACAGATGCACGGGGGCTATGGCTACCTGAAGGATTACGCTGTTCAGCAGTACGTGCGGGACTCCAGGGTCCACCAGATTCTAGAAG
- the THYN1 gene encoding thymocyte nuclear protein 1 isoform X2, protein MSRPRKRLAGTSGSDKGLSGKRTKTENSGEALAKVEDSNPQKTSATKTCSKNLSSHWLMKSEPESRLEKGVDVKFSIEDLKAQPRQTTCWDGVRNYQARNFLRAMKLGEEAFFYHSNCKEPGIAGIMKIVKEAYPDHTQFEKNNPHYDPSSKEDNPKWSMVDVQFVRMMKRFIPLAELKSYHQAHKATGGPLKNMVLFTRQRLSVQPLTQEEFDFVLGLEEKEPS, encoded by the exons ATGTCGAGACCTCGGAAGAGGCTGGCTGGGACTTCTGGTTCAG ACAAGGGACTATCAGGAAAACGCACCAAAACTGAGAACTCAGGTGAGGCATTAGCTAAAGTGGAGGACTCCAACCCTCAGAAGACTTCAGCCACTAAAACCTGTTCAAAGAATCTAAGCAGCCACTGGCTGATGAAGTCAGAGCCAGAGAGCCGGCTGGAGAAAGGTGTAGATGTGAAG TTCAGCATTGAGGATCTCAAAGCACAGCCCAGACAGACAACATGCTGGGATGGTGTTCGGAACTACCAG GCTCGGAACTTCCTTAGAGCCATGAAGCTGGGAGAAGAAGCCTTCTTCTACCATAGCAACTGCAAAGAGCCAGGCATCGCAGGAATCATGAAG ATCGTGAAAGAGGCTTACCCAGACCACACACAGTTTGAGAAAAACAATCCCCATTATGACCCATCTAGCAAAGAGGACAACCCTAAGTGGTCCATG GTGGATGTACAGTTTGTTCGCATGATGAAGCGTTTCATTCCCCTGGCCGAGCTCAAATCCTATCATCAAGCTCACAAAGCTACTGGTGGCCCCTTAAAAAATATGGTTCTCTTCACTCGCCAGAGATTATCAGTCCAGCCCCTGACCCAAG aagagtttgattttgttttgggCCTGGAGGAAAAGGAACCAAGTTAA
- the THYN1 gene encoding thymocyte nuclear protein 1 isoform X1 gives MSRPRKRLAGTSGSDKGLSGKRTKTENSGEALAKVEDSNPQKTSATKTCSKNLSSHWLMKSEPESRLEKGVDVKFSIEDLKAQPRQTTCWDGVRNYQARNFLRAMKLGEEAFFYHSNCKEPGIAGIMKIVKEAYPDHTQFEKNNPHYDPSSKEDNPKWSMVDVQFVRMMKRFIPLAELKSYHQAHKATGGPLKNMVLFTRQRLSVQPLTQGKSGPCPLLKPIYQNDLMNSHLLAD, from the exons ATGTCGAGACCTCGGAAGAGGCTGGCTGGGACTTCTGGTTCAG ACAAGGGACTATCAGGAAAACGCACCAAAACTGAGAACTCAGGTGAGGCATTAGCTAAAGTGGAGGACTCCAACCCTCAGAAGACTTCAGCCACTAAAACCTGTTCAAAGAATCTAAGCAGCCACTGGCTGATGAAGTCAGAGCCAGAGAGCCGGCTGGAGAAAGGTGTAGATGTGAAG TTCAGCATTGAGGATCTCAAAGCACAGCCCAGACAGACAACATGCTGGGATGGTGTTCGGAACTACCAG GCTCGGAACTTCCTTAGAGCCATGAAGCTGGGAGAAGAAGCCTTCTTCTACCATAGCAACTGCAAAGAGCCAGGCATCGCAGGAATCATGAAG ATCGTGAAAGAGGCTTACCCAGACCACACACAGTTTGAGAAAAACAATCCCCATTATGACCCATCTAGCAAAGAGGACAACCCTAAGTGGTCCATG GTGGATGTACAGTTTGTTCGCATGATGAAGCGTTTCATTCCCCTGGCCGAGCTCAAATCCTATCATCAAGCTCACAAAGCTACTGGTGGCCCCTTAAAAAATATGGTTCTCTTCACTCGCCAGAGATTATCAGTCCAGCCCCTGACCCAAGGTAAGAGTGGGCCCTGCCCTTTATTAAAGCCCATATACCAGAATGACCTCATGAATTCCCACTTACTAGCTGATTAA
- the VPS26B gene encoding vacuolar protein sorting-associated protein 26B, which translates to MSFFGFGQSVEVEILLNDAESRKRAEHKTEDGKKEKYFLFYDGETVSGKVSLALKNPNKRLEHQGIKIEFIGQIELYYDRGNHHEFVSLVKDLARPGEITQSQAFDFEFTHVEKPYESYTGQNVKLRYFLRATISRRLNDVVKEMDIVVHTLSTYPELNSSIKMEVGIEDCLHIEFEYNKSKYHLKDVIVGKIYFLLVRIKIKHMEIDIIKRETTGTGPNVYHENDTIAKYEIMDGAPVRGESIPIRLFLAGYELTPTMRDINKKFSVRYYLNLVLIDEEERRYFKQQEVVLWRKGDIVRKSMSHQAAIASQRFEGTTSLGEVRTPSQLSDNNCRQ; encoded by the exons ATGAGCTTCTTCGGCTTCGGGCAGAGCGTGGAGGTGGAAATCCTTCTGAACGATGCAGAGAGTAGGAAGCGGGCCGAGCACAAGACGGAGGACGGGAAGAAGGAGAAATATTTCCTCTTCTACGACGGGGAGACGGTCTCCGGGAAGGTGAGCCTTGCCCTCAAGAACCCCAACAAGCGGCTGGAGCACCAGGGCATCAAGATCGAGTTCATCGGGCAGATCG AACTCTACTACGATCGCGGGAACCACCATGAATTTGTGTCCCTGGTGAAGGACCTGGCTCGGCCTGGAGAGATCACCCAGTCGCAGGCCTTCGACTTTGAATTTACTCACGTGGAGAAGCCGTATGAGTCCTACACAGGGCAGAATGTGAAGCTACG CTATTTCCTTCGAGCTACCATCAGCCGCCGCCTCAATGATGTTGTCAAAGAGATGGACATTGTAGTTCACACACTCAGCACATACCCGGAGCTGAACTCTTCCATCAAGATGGAGGTCGGGATTGAGGACTGTCTGCACATTGAATTTGAGTACAATAAGTCCAA ATACCACTTGAAAGATGTCATTGTAGGGAAGATATACTTCCTGCTGGTGAGAATCAAAATCAAGCACATGGAGATAGATATCATCAAGCGAGAAACGACGGGTACAGGCCCCAACGTGTACCACGAGAACGACACGATAGCCAAGTACGAGATCATGGACGGGGCACCAGTGCGAG GAGAGTCCATCCCGATCCGGCTCTTCCTGGCCGGGTATGAGCTCACGCCCACCATGCGGGACATCAACAAGAAGTTCTCTGTGCGCTATTACCTCAACCTGGTGCTGATAGACGAGGAGGAGCGGCGCTACTTCAAGCAGCAG GAAGTGGTGTTGTGGCGGAAGGGTGACATCGTACGGAAGAGCATGTCCCACCAGGCGGCCATCGCCTCACAGCGCTTCGAGGGCACCACCTCCCTGGGTGAGGTGCGGACCCCCAGCCAGCTGTCTGACAACAACTGCAGGCAGTAG